Proteins encoded by one window of Candidatus Nitrosocosmicus hydrocola:
- a CDS encoding site-2 protease family protein — protein MSIAGTIILFLSVLLHELSHSIVAKSYGIRVRQIMLFIFGGVSDIEEPKEFKKELKMAIAGPAVSLVLSAIFAVFWWLTAIPITSTSIDDFYDAALIMINGIFFYSSFLNLILGIFNLVPAFSVDGGRIL, from the coding sequence ATGAGCATAGCAGGTACCATCATTTTATTTTTATCTGTATTACTGCATGAATTATCACACTCCATAGTAGCAAAATCTTATGGGATTCGAGTCAGACAAATAATGCTATTTATTTTTGGAGGAGTTTCAGATATTGAAGAACCCAAAGAGTTTAAAAAAGAGTTAAAAATGGCAATAGCAGGACCTGCAGTAAGTCTTGTTCTCTCGGCTATATTTGCAGTATTTTGGTGGCTCACCGCAATACCAATTACCTCAACATCAATAGATGATTTTTATGATGCGGCATTAATCATGATCAATGGGATATTTTTCTACTCGTCTTTTCTAAACCTAATTTTAGGAATTTTCAACCTT